A genomic stretch from Rhodomicrobium vannielii ATCC 17100 includes:
- the topA gene encoding type I DNA topoisomerase — MNIVIVESAAKAKTINKYLGADYKVIASYGHVRDLPAKDGSVLPDNDFEMTWEVEADSNRIVNEIAKAVKGADRLILATDPDREGEAISWHLLKILEQKRALNGVSVERVAFNAVTKDAILTAMKNPRKIDEPLVDAYLARRALDYLVGFTLSPVLWRKLPGARSAGRVQSVALRLVVDREAEIEAFRTREYWTVEAALKNGGGDAFTARLVARAGKKLDKFDIPNEALAHAYRDAIKGQSYRVDSVDAKDHKRNPAPPFTTSSLQQEASRKLGLSPRQTMQIAQKLYEGIDIGGETVGLITYMRTDGVQIVGEAIAQARGQIESQFGARYVPSAPRIYKTKAKNAQEAHEAIRPTDFGRQPDKLRGLSAEEARLYKLIWQRAVASQMASADIERTTAEISVPGKDGVPYGVRATGSVVKFDGFMRLYEEGRDDTDDEDSARLPPLKQGEALKDSGVTAAQHFTEPPPRYTEATLIREMERLGIGRPSTYASTMAVLREREYVKLEKKRLVPEDKGRLVTTFLEAFFKRYVEYDFTAYLEDRLDQISDGKLDWKALLREFWQDFIGAVTDIKDLRVTQVLDALNELLGPHIFPAKEDGGDPRLCPLCNQGQLSLKIGKFGAFVGCSNYPECRYTRQLKTGENGNGDGAAPAGDTVLGNDPETGLAVCLKNGRFGPYIQLGEGGDGEKPKRASIPGGMGLADVDFAYALKLLALPREVGPHPETQKTIMAGFGRYGPYVEHDGKYVKIDAEEVFTIGLNRAVTVIAEGGTGGKGRAPKTEPIKVLGEHPEKGGKMEVLAGRFGPYIKWGKVNATIPKGTEPQDVTVDEAVRLIAARIEAGDGKKGRGKPTKSAKAPAKEKKPAKAKTADAGDEAEAPKKAKTAAPKKAAANGKAKSSAKEKSAKADEADKKPKAKASAKKTTSKAAGGTT, encoded by the coding sequence ATGAACATCGTTATCGTCGAAAGCGCCGCAAAGGCGAAAACTATCAACAAGTATCTGGGGGCCGATTACAAGGTCATCGCGTCGTACGGCCATGTGCGAGACCTGCCCGCGAAGGACGGCTCCGTCCTGCCGGATAACGACTTCGAAATGACGTGGGAGGTGGAGGCCGACTCCAACCGGATCGTCAACGAAATCGCCAAGGCCGTGAAGGGTGCGGATCGCCTCATTCTCGCAACCGACCCGGATCGCGAAGGCGAAGCCATTTCCTGGCACCTGCTGAAAATTCTGGAGCAGAAGCGCGCGCTGAACGGCGTGTCGGTGGAGCGCGTGGCGTTCAACGCGGTGACGAAGGACGCGATCCTCACCGCGATGAAGAACCCGCGCAAGATCGATGAGCCGCTGGTCGATGCCTATCTGGCGCGCCGCGCTCTCGATTATCTCGTCGGTTTCACCCTGTCGCCCGTGCTGTGGCGCAAGCTGCCCGGCGCTCGCTCGGCGGGGCGCGTGCAATCCGTGGCGCTGCGTCTCGTCGTTGACCGCGAGGCCGAAATCGAGGCCTTCCGAACCCGCGAATACTGGACGGTCGAAGCGGCGCTGAAGAACGGCGGCGGCGATGCGTTCACGGCGCGTCTCGTGGCGCGGGCCGGCAAGAAGCTCGACAAGTTCGACATTCCGAACGAGGCGCTGGCGCACGCTTACCGCGACGCGATCAAGGGCCAATCCTACCGCGTGGACAGCGTCGATGCGAAGGACCACAAGCGCAATCCGGCGCCGCCGTTCACCACCTCGTCGCTGCAACAGGAAGCGTCGCGCAAGCTCGGCCTTTCGCCGCGCCAGACGATGCAGATTGCGCAGAAGCTTTACGAGGGCATCGACATTGGCGGCGAGACGGTCGGTCTCATTACTTATATGAGAACGGACGGCGTGCAGATCGTGGGCGAGGCGATTGCGCAGGCTCGCGGCCAGATCGAGAGCCAGTTCGGCGCGCGCTATGTCCCGAGTGCGCCGCGCATCTACAAGACAAAGGCGAAGAACGCGCAGGAAGCGCACGAAGCCATCCGCCCGACCGACTTCGGCCGCCAACCGGACAAGCTGCGCGGCCTCTCGGCCGAAGAGGCGCGGCTCTACAAGCTGATCTGGCAGCGCGCTGTCGCGAGCCAGATGGCGAGCGCCGACATCGAACGCACTACGGCGGAAATTTCCGTGCCCGGCAAGGACGGCGTCCCCTATGGCGTGCGGGCTACCGGCTCCGTGGTTAAGTTCGACGGCTTCATGCGGCTCTACGAGGAAGGCCGCGACGACACCGACGACGAGGATTCGGCTCGCCTTCCCCCGCTGAAGCAGGGCGAGGCGCTGAAGGATTCGGGCGTCACCGCCGCACAGCACTTCACCGAGCCGCCGCCGCGCTATACCGAGGCGACGCTCATCCGCGAGATGGAGCGGCTCGGCATCGGCCGCCCGTCCACCTACGCGAGCACGATGGCCGTGCTCCGCGAGCGCGAATATGTGAAGCTCGAAAAGAAGCGGCTCGTCCCCGAGGACAAGGGGCGGCTCGTCACCACGTTCCTTGAGGCGTTCTTCAAGCGCTACGTGGAATATGACTTCACGGCCTATCTCGAAGACCGGCTCGACCAGATTTCCGACGGCAAGCTCGACTGGAAGGCGCTGCTGCGCGAGTTCTGGCAGGACTTCATCGGCGCGGTGACAGACATCAAGGATCTGCGCGTGACGCAGGTTCTCGACGCGCTGAACGAACTGCTCGGCCCGCACATCTTCCCCGCGAAGGAAGACGGCGGCGATCCGCGGCTATGCCCGCTCTGCAATCAGGGGCAATTGTCGCTGAAGATCGGCAAGTTCGGCGCGTTCGTCGGCTGCTCGAATTATCCCGAATGCCGCTACACGCGCCAGCTCAAGACCGGCGAGAACGGCAATGGCGACGGCGCCGCGCCAGCGGGCGACACTGTGCTCGGCAACGATCCCGAGACGGGGCTTGCCGTATGCCTGAAGAACGGGCGCTTCGGTCCGTATATCCAACTCGGTGAGGGCGGCGACGGCGAGAAGCCGAAGCGCGCGTCCATTCCGGGCGGCATGGGTCTCGCGGATGTGGACTTCGCCTATGCGCTGAAGCTTTTGGCGCTGCCGCGCGAGGTTGGCCCGCATCCCGAGACGCAGAAGACCATCATGGCGGGCTTCGGCCGCTACGGTCCCTATGTCGAGCATGACGGAAAATATGTGAAGATCGACGCGGAGGAGGTGTTCACCATCGGCCTCAACCGCGCCGTGACCGTGATCGCGGAAGGCGGCACCGGCGGCAAGGGCCGCGCCCCGAAGACCGAGCCGATCAAGGTTCTGGGCGAGCACCCGGAAAAAGGCGGCAAGATGGAAGTTCTCGCCGGGCGTTTCGGTCCCTATATAAAGTGGGGCAAGGTCAACGCGACGATCCCGAAGGGAACCGAGCCTCAAGACGTGACCGTTGACGAGGCAGTGCGGCTGATAGCGGCACGCATCGAAGCGGGCGACGGGAAGAAGGGGCGCGGCAAACCGACGAAATCCGCCAAGGCCCCTGCGAAAGAGAAGAAGCCCGCGAAGGCCAAGACCGCCGATGCGGGCGATGAGGCGGAAGCGCCGAAGAAGGCGAAGACCGCAGCACCGAAAAAGGCCGCAGCCAACGGCAAGGCGAAAAGCTCCGCGAAGGAGAAATCGGCCAAAGCCGACGAGGCGGACAAAAAGCCGAAAGCGAAAGCATCGGCGAAGAAGACAACATCCAAAGCGGCGGGCGGGACGACATGA
- the rnr gene encoding ribonuclease R: MKLKEKRADVARSKTPTKDDILKFIRSSTGNIGRREIARAFDIKGSDRIDLKRILKELAADGLIADTRRLVKKEALANVAVIVVKTQDREGDLICAPLNWNEDEDGAPPRILLNVTRRYEGAAIGVGDHVLARIRQTGAGADADDEGAEAAEDASGFAYLASPIKRLPRERARQLGILRKSGSGFVVESIDKKDLKEWPVADGEMDGAEEGELVRFETLRDSRTNRPSARVTERIGHPKAEKAVSLIAIHNHGLRDVFGEDVLVELERLPEATMSHREDLTRVPLITIDPFDAKDHDDAVWAAPDTDPANEGGSVVIVAIADVSFYIRPGSALDEEALLRGNSVYFPDRVVPMLPEKLSNGLCSLRENELRPCLAVRITFDRDGKKIAQRFSRAMMRSAAKLSYQEAQAAIDGSPNARTKPLLEPILKPLWAVYEVLKEARNRRAPLDLDLPERKIVLDERGLVLKVIIPERLEAHRLIEEFMIQANVAAAEALEARKSPLIYRVHDAPSSEKLVALSEFLASIGVNAGKTSFNRPGQFNRVLTKAIGTEHEEILNEVVLRSQAQAEYRPGNIGHFGLNLRRYAHFTSPIRRYADLVVHRALVSAFGLGEGGLSDAEKTKLDAIAENISQSERKAMSAERETVDRLIAMHLAERVGETFKARVSGVTRFGLFVKLLDTGADGFVPMATLGRDFYKHLENLHAIVGERTGESFRLGDRVDVKLVEANPAAGALRFDMVSDGKFSAALAKVGRKRGGGKPARAEGRKPGKGAKGRR; the protein is encoded by the coding sequence ATGAAACTGAAAGAGAAGCGCGCCGACGTGGCGCGCTCGAAGACGCCGACCAAAGACGACATTCTTAAATTTATTCGTTCCTCGACCGGCAATATTGGCCGCCGCGAAATCGCCAGAGCCTTCGACATCAAGGGCTCGGATCGCATCGACCTCAAACGTATCCTGAAGGAACTGGCGGCGGACGGCCTCATCGCGGACACGCGGCGCCTCGTGAAGAAAGAGGCGCTGGCAAACGTCGCCGTGATTGTGGTCAAGACGCAGGACCGCGAAGGCGACCTCATCTGCGCGCCGCTTAACTGGAATGAGGATGAAGACGGCGCGCCGCCGCGCATTTTGCTGAACGTCACGCGCCGCTATGAAGGCGCGGCTATCGGCGTCGGCGATCACGTTCTTGCGCGCATCAGGCAAACGGGTGCCGGCGCGGATGCAGATGATGAGGGCGCGGAAGCGGCCGAGGACGCCAGCGGCTTTGCCTATCTCGCCTCGCCCATCAAGCGCCTGCCGCGCGAGCGCGCGCGCCAGCTCGGCATATTGCGCAAGTCGGGGAGCGGCTTCGTGGTCGAGTCCATCGACAAGAAAGACCTGAAGGAGTGGCCGGTCGCCGATGGCGAGATGGATGGCGCCGAAGAGGGCGAACTCGTCCGCTTCGAGACGCTGCGCGACTCGCGCACAAATCGCCCGTCCGCGCGCGTAACGGAGCGCATCGGCCATCCGAAGGCCGAAAAGGCCGTCAGCCTCATCGCGATCCACAATCACGGGCTTCGCGATGTGTTCGGCGAGGACGTGCTGGTTGAGCTTGAGCGCTTGCCGGAAGCGACGATGTCGCACCGCGAAGACCTCACGCGCGTGCCGCTCATCACCATCGATCCCTTCGACGCGAAAGACCACGACGACGCCGTTTGGGCCGCGCCCGACACCGACCCCGCCAACGAAGGTGGCTCGGTCGTCATCGTCGCCATTGCGGACGTCTCCTTTTATATTCGCCCCGGCTCCGCGCTCGACGAAGAAGCGCTGCTTCGCGGCAACTCGGTCTATTTCCCCGACCGCGTCGTGCCGATGCTACCGGAGAAGCTCTCGAACGGGCTTTGTTCGTTGCGCGAGAACGAGCTTCGGCCGTGCCTGGCGGTGCGCATCACCTTCGACCGCGACGGCAAGAAGATCGCTCAGCGCTTCTCGCGCGCGATGATGCGCTCGGCGGCCAAGCTGTCATATCAAGAGGCGCAGGCGGCCATTGACGGCAGCCCGAACGCCAGAACCAAGCCGCTGCTTGAGCCGATCCTGAAGCCGCTCTGGGCTGTATACGAGGTGCTGAAGGAAGCACGCAATCGTCGCGCGCCGTTGGACCTGGACTTGCCGGAACGCAAGATTGTTCTCGATGAGCGCGGGCTCGTGTTGAAGGTCATCATTCCCGAGCGGCTGGAAGCGCATCGGCTCATCGAGGAATTCATGATCCAGGCGAATGTCGCCGCCGCCGAGGCGCTGGAGGCCAGGAAGTCGCCGCTCATCTATCGCGTGCACGACGCGCCGTCGTCCGAAAAGCTGGTTGCGCTGAGCGAGTTTCTCGCGAGCATCGGCGTCAACGCGGGCAAGACGAGCTTCAACCGCCCCGGCCAGTTCAATCGCGTGCTGACGAAGGCGATCGGCACGGAGCACGAGGAAATCCTGAACGAGGTGGTGCTGCGCTCTCAGGCGCAGGCCGAGTACCGCCCCGGCAATATCGGTCATTTCGGCCTGAATCTGCGCCGCTACGCGCATTTCACCTCGCCGATCCGCCGTTATGCCGATCTTGTCGTGCATCGCGCGCTCGTCAGCGCGTTCGGCCTGGGCGAGGGCGGATTGTCCGACGCCGAGAAGACGAAGCTCGACGCAATCGCGGAAAACATTTCGCAGAGCGAGCGCAAGGCCATGTCGGCCGAGCGCGAGACGGTGGACCGCCTCATCGCGATGCATCTGGCAGAACGCGTCGGCGAGACATTCAAGGCGCGCGTGTCGGGCGTGACGCGCTTCGGCCTGTTCGTGAAGCTGCTCGATACCGGCGCGGATGGCTTCGTGCCCATGGCGACGCTCGGTCGCGACTTTTACAAGCACCTCGAAAACCTGCACGCCATCGTCGGCGAGCGCACGGGCGAGAGCTTCCGCCTCGGCGACCGCGTCGATGTGAAACTCGTGGAGGCGAACCCGGCTGCGGGCGCGCTGCGGTTCGACATGGTGAGCGATGGCAAGTTTTCAGCCGCGCTCGCGAAGGTCGGGCGAAAGCGCGGCGGCGGCAAGCCAGCGCGAGCCGAGGGGCGCAAGCCCGGCAAGGGCGCGAAGGGCCGCCGCTAA
- the rpmG gene encoding 50S ribosomal protein L33 produces the protein MAKPVTQKIKLVSTAGTGYYYVTKKNPRNLTEKLALKKYDPVVKHHVEFKEAKIK, from the coding sequence ATGGCAAAACCAGTAACACAGAAAATCAAATTGGTGAGCACGGCGGGTACCGGCTACTATTACGTTACCAAGAAGAACCCGCGCAATTTGACCGAGAAGCTTGCGCTCAAGAAGTACGATCCCGTGGTCAAGCATCACGTGGAATTCAAGGAAGCGAAGATCAAGTAG
- a CDS encoding response regulator, whose translation MGKTILIVEDNELNMKLFHDLLEAHGYTTLQTRNGIDAIALARKHRPDLIVMDIQLPEVSGLDVTKWLKEDDSLRHIPIVAVTAFAMKGDEERIREGGCEAYVSKPISVSRFLETIRQFIPTNLS comes from the coding sequence ATGGGGAAAACCATCCTGATCGTCGAAGATAATGAGCTCAACATGAAGCTCTTTCACGATCTTCTCGAAGCGCATGGCTACACCACGCTCCAGACAAGAAACGGGATCGACGCGATTGCGCTCGCGCGCAAGCATCGGCCGGACCTCATTGTCATGGATATTCAGCTTCCCGAAGTTTCGGGTCTCGACGTCACAAAATGGCTAAAGGAAGACGATAGCCTGCGACACATTCCGATCGTGGCGGTCACAGCCTTCGCGATGAAGGGCGACGAGGAACGCATCCGCGAGGGCGGTTGCGAAGCCTATGTGTCAAAACCAATTTCCGTTTCGCGCTTTCTCGAAACGATTCGTCAATTCATTCCGACGAATTTGTCATAG
- a CDS encoding alpha/beta hydrolase has product MPEVIINGPAGRIEGRYHHEPTPGAPIAIILHPHPQFGGTMNNQIVYSLYYTFVQRGFSVLRFNFRGVGRSQGLFDQGPGELSDAATALDWLQLANPDAKSCWIAGVSFGAWIAMQLLMRRPEIDGFISVAPPANLYDFSFLAPCPSSGLMINGDRDRVVPPSAVKTLVDKLKTQKGIVVSHEVIPGANHFFEDKIEDLVTAMEKYLDKRTLVVPKPSRKEKSEQDSGTK; this is encoded by the coding sequence ATGCCGGAAGTAATTATCAATGGCCCGGCGGGCCGCATCGAAGGCCGCTATCATCACGAGCCCACACCCGGCGCGCCGATTGCGATCATCCTGCATCCGCACCCGCAATTCGGCGGGACGATGAACAACCAGATCGTCTATAGTCTGTATTACACCTTCGTGCAGCGCGGATTCTCGGTTCTCCGTTTCAATTTTCGCGGCGTCGGGCGCAGCCAGGGGCTTTTCGACCAGGGACCGGGCGAACTCTCGGATGCCGCGACGGCGCTCGACTGGCTCCAGCTCGCTAACCCCGATGCGAAATCCTGCTGGATCGCGGGCGTTTCATTCGGCGCATGGATCGCCATGCAGCTTTTGATGCGGCGGCCGGAAATCGACGGCTTCATCTCGGTGGCGCCGCCCGCGAATCTGTACGATTTCAGCTTCCTCGCGCCTTGCCCATCCTCAGGGCTGATGATCAACGGCGACCGCGACCGCGTCGTGCCGCCTTCCGCTGTGAAAACGCTGGTGGACAAGCTCAAGACGCAGAAGGGCATCGTCGTCAGTCACGAAGTCATTCCTGGCGCAAACCACTTTTTCGAAGACAAGATTGAAGATCTCGTCACCGCCATGGAAAAGTACCTCGACAAGCGCACCCTTGTGGTGCCGAAACCGTCGCGCAAGGAGAAGTCTGAGCAGGACAGCGGGACTAAATGA
- a CDS encoding Rrf2 family transcriptional regulator: MLLSTKGRYAVMAIVEVARQNDARPLALSDISLRLDLSLAYLEQLFMKLRRKGIVQSVRGPGGGYILARNADAISIGEVMAAVDEPVRMTRCEPEDKAGCVASKRCSTHNLWLALGTHIERFLADATVADVLTGRFSGAEVVAFPGEEALRIVSKAEA, encoded by the coding sequence ATGCTGCTCAGCACCAAAGGTCGCTACGCCGTCATGGCCATTGTCGAAGTTGCTCGGCAGAACGATGCCCGGCCGCTTGCCTTGAGCGATATTTCACTGCGCCTCGATCTGTCGCTCGCTTATCTGGAGCAGCTTTTCATGAAGTTGCGGCGAAAAGGAATTGTGCAATCGGTGCGCGGTCCGGGCGGCGGCTATATCCTCGCGCGCAATGCGGACGCGATATCGATCGGCGAAGTAATGGCCGCGGTAGACGAGCCGGTGCGCATGACGCGCTGCGAACCCGAGGATAAGGCGGGTTGCGTGGCCTCGAAGCGATGCTCGACGCATAATTTGTGGCTCGCGCTCGGTACCCATATCGAGCGCTTTTTGGCCGACGCGACTGTCGCCGACGTGCTGACCGGCCGCTTTTCCGGTGCGGAAGTCGTGGCGTTTCCCGGTGAAGAAGCCCTGCGCATCGTTTCCAAAGCGGAGGCCTGA
- a CDS encoding cysteine desulfurase family protein codes for MIVARAYLDYNATAPLRSEARDALIDALGVVGNPSSIHGEGRAAHAIVERARATVAQAFGAKASAVTFTSGGTEAANWLLQPGGDGGALAVSAVEHPCVLKGHRFAADRVRVLPVTAEGRVDLGALDDAVTPGAVVAVQAANNETGVLQPMREIAALVRAKGATLVCDAVQAVGRVHLSELEQSDAVFFSAHKFGGPKGVGAVVWRGRSEAPPAFVKGGGQERRLRSGTENVAAIAGLAAALGAALRDQEMLIAKCGALRSKLEQRLQAIAPEAVIFGEGAARLANTTCFAVPGKRADLMLMALDLDGVAVSSGSACSSGKVERSHVLTAMGAGDDLAAGAIRVSTGWATRDEDVERFLAALDKICGRRETRSAA; via the coding sequence CTGATCGTGGCGCGCGCGTATCTCGATTATAACGCGACGGCTCCGCTTCGCTCCGAGGCGCGCGATGCGCTGATCGATGCGCTTGGTGTCGTCGGCAACCCGTCCTCAATTCACGGTGAAGGGCGTGCGGCCCATGCAATCGTCGAGCGCGCGCGAGCGACGGTGGCGCAGGCGTTCGGCGCGAAGGCGTCCGCGGTGACATTCACCTCGGGCGGAACTGAGGCAGCGAACTGGCTGCTTCAGCCGGGCGGGGATGGCGGCGCGCTTGCCGTTTCGGCGGTCGAGCACCCGTGCGTGCTCAAGGGGCATCGTTTTGCGGCGGATCGCGTGCGCGTTTTGCCGGTTACGGCGGAAGGGCGCGTTGATCTCGGCGCGCTCGATGACGCTGTGACGCCCGGCGCGGTCGTGGCGGTTCAGGCGGCGAATAACGAGACCGGCGTTCTCCAGCCGATGCGCGAGATTGCGGCCCTCGTTCGCGCAAAAGGGGCAACGCTCGTCTGCGATGCGGTGCAGGCGGTCGGCCGGGTGCATTTGTCGGAATTAGAACAATCCGACGCTGTTTTTTTCTCCGCGCATAAATTCGGTGGACCGAAAGGAGTCGGAGCGGTGGTCTGGCGGGGCCGCTCGGAGGCGCCTCCCGCTTTTGTGAAGGGCGGCGGGCAGGAGCGCCGCTTGCGTTCCGGCACTGAAAACGTTGCCGCTATCGCCGGATTGGCCGCCGCACTCGGCGCAGCGCTTCGCGATCAAGAGATGTTGATTGCCAAGTGTGGGGCATTACGGTCGAAGCTGGAACAACGCTTGCAAGCTATCGCTCCGGAAGCCGTAATCTTCGGCGAAGGCGCGGCCCGGCTGGCGAATACGACGTGTTTCGCCGTTCCCGGAAAGCGCGCCGACCTGATGTTGATGGCGCTCGATCTTGATGGCGTGGCGGTGAGTTCCGGTTCCGCCTGTTCATCGGGCAAGGTGGAGCGCTCGCACGTGCTCACCGCGATGGGCGCGGGCGACGATCTGGCGGCGGGGGCGATCCGGGTATCGACGGGTTGGGCCACACGCGACGAG